The following coding sequences lie in one Cupriavidus sp. WKF15 genomic window:
- a CDS encoding MarR family transcriptional regulator, whose translation MSPAPSTTSSTDLFDPERYVMGESVGYLISRAKNTLAHGIEQEVSTLDITHAQASCLVMLSSGRASTVTDLGRELNTDMGSITRLLSRMEKRGLIERTRRDDDRRVLDLSLTPAGHALAAQLPAVFCKVMARHFRGFSAEEIETLRGMLRRVICNNSG comes from the coding sequence ATGTCACCGGCTCCGTCCACCACTTCTTCCACCGACCTGTTCGACCCCGAGCGATACGTCATGGGCGAGAGCGTGGGCTATCTGATCTCTCGTGCCAAAAACACGCTCGCCCACGGCATCGAGCAGGAAGTGAGCACGCTGGACATCACGCATGCGCAGGCGAGCTGCCTGGTCATGCTTTCCTCCGGGCGTGCCAGCACGGTCACGGACCTGGGCCGCGAACTGAATACCGACATGGGTTCCATCACGCGGCTGCTCAGCCGAATGGAAAAGCGCGGGCTGATCGAGCGCACCCGCCGCGACGATGATCGCCGCGTGCTCGACCTTTCGCTCACGCCAGCAGGCCACGCACTCGCCGCGCAATTGCCCGCCGTTTTCTGCAAGGTCATGGCCAGGCATTTCCGCGGTTTCTCCGCGGAAGAGATCGAAACGCTGCGCGGCATGCTGCGTCGTGTCATCTGCAACAACTCCGGCTAG
- a CDS encoding enoyl-CoA hydratase/isomerase family protein: MTDFVTTEVQGGIGYLTLNRPQALNALSLEMIRAMTEALQAWADAPEVVAVVVSGAGGKAFCAGGDIRYFHKAAHEGDPLLDQFFVEEYALNFLIHRYAKPYIALMDGVVMGGGMGISQGARLRIVTDRTRMAMPETNIGLFPDVGGGWFLARTPGRIGEYLGLTGTAMHAADALYAGLADAFLPANVLAEVASDLRARAFDNGQAVLDHIATFTQQHRDACVPAQSQLANLSVEIDSIFAGDTVVDILAAISDAPGEWAAHTAAMLRSRSPLMLHVSLEQIRRARTMSLDDELRMELDMMHYVFRKGDGVEGIRALAIDKDHQPRWQDARIDEVGREKVMSFFDSPWRAENHPLASLGK; the protein is encoded by the coding sequence ATGACTGACTTCGTCACGACAGAAGTCCAGGGTGGCATCGGCTACCTGACACTGAACCGGCCGCAGGCGCTTAATGCGCTGTCGCTGGAAATGATCCGTGCCATGACCGAGGCACTGCAGGCATGGGCCGATGCGCCGGAAGTGGTGGCGGTCGTGGTGAGCGGTGCCGGCGGCAAGGCCTTCTGCGCCGGTGGTGACATCCGCTATTTCCATAAGGCTGCGCACGAGGGCGATCCGCTGCTCGATCAGTTCTTTGTCGAGGAATATGCCCTCAACTTCCTGATCCACCGCTACGCCAAGCCGTATATTGCGCTGATGGATGGCGTGGTCATGGGCGGAGGCATGGGCATTTCGCAAGGTGCGCGCCTGCGCATCGTCACCGACCGCACCAGGATGGCCATGCCCGAAACCAATATCGGGCTGTTCCCGGACGTGGGCGGCGGTTGGTTCCTGGCGCGCACGCCGGGCCGCATCGGCGAATACCTGGGCCTGACCGGGACGGCGATGCACGCGGCCGACGCACTGTATGCCGGACTGGCTGACGCCTTCCTCCCTGCCAATGTGCTGGCCGAGGTCGCGAGCGATCTGCGCGCGCGCGCGTTCGACAACGGCCAGGCCGTGCTTGACCATATCGCCACCTTCACACAGCAGCATCGCGACGCCTGCGTGCCGGCACAAAGCCAGCTTGCGAACCTGTCGGTGGAGATCGATAGCATCTTCGCCGGCGACACCGTAGTGGACATCCTCGCCGCGATCAGCGATGCGCCGGGCGAGTGGGCCGCCCACACCGCGGCCATGCTGCGCAGCCGCTCGCCATTGATGCTTCATGTGTCGCTGGAGCAGATCCGTCGAGCGCGCACGATGTCGCTGGACGATGAGCTGCGAATGGAGCTCGACATGATGCACTACGTGTTCCGCAAGGGCGACGGCGTGGAAGGCATCCGCGCACTGGCGATTGACAAGGACCACCAGCCGCGCTGGCAGGATGCGCGCATCGACGAAGTGGGCCGCGAGAAAGTGATGTCATTCTTCGACAGCCCGTGGCGTGCGGAAAACCATCCTCTGGCAAGCCTCGGCAAGTAA
- a CDS encoding HlyD family efflux transporter periplasmic adaptor subunit, which yields MSDNQQAGTSHTPAASINNNGKRKRLLLSLTAAIVVAGVGYGVYWGLYARHFESTDDAYVAGNVVQVTPLVGGTVVSIAADDTQLVTAGQPLIQLDRADTQVALEQAEAQLAQAVREVRTLYVNNGSLAANVALREADVAKARDDLRRRQAIAGSGAVSSEEIAHAQTALQGAQSALLAAREQLASNKVLTDQTTVDKHPSVQRAAANLRSAYLSFARSTMPAPVTGYVAKRSVQVGQRVAAGAPLMAVVPLDQVWVDANFKEVQITHMRIGQPVTLEADVYGSKVKYTGKVEGFSAGTGSAFSLLPAQNATGNWIKVVQRLPVRIALDPQQLKDHPLRVGLSMNVTVDVRKEEGAAMVSTTAAKPMQTDVYDKVAQDADQLIARIIAVNNGGRAAPADAVPAKGAPVINVPADDAAASAAVARPSNRG from the coding sequence ATGAGCGACAACCAGCAAGCCGGCACGTCCCACACCCCGGCGGCATCCATCAACAACAATGGCAAGCGCAAGCGCCTGCTGCTTTCGCTGACCGCGGCCATCGTCGTGGCGGGCGTCGGCTATGGCGTCTATTGGGGCCTCTATGCGCGCCACTTTGAGAGCACCGACGACGCCTACGTTGCGGGCAACGTCGTACAAGTGACGCCGCTCGTGGGCGGCACGGTGGTCTCGATCGCCGCGGATGACACACAGCTCGTCACGGCGGGCCAGCCGCTGATCCAGCTTGACCGCGCGGATACGCAGGTGGCGCTCGAACAGGCCGAGGCCCAGCTGGCCCAGGCGGTGCGCGAAGTGCGCACGCTCTACGTCAACAACGGCTCGCTCGCGGCCAATGTGGCGCTGCGCGAGGCCGACGTCGCCAAGGCGCGCGATGACCTGCGCCGCCGCCAGGCCATCGCGGGTTCAGGCGCGGTGTCGAGCGAAGAAATCGCGCACGCCCAGACCGCCCTCCAGGGCGCGCAGTCTGCCCTGCTCGCCGCACGCGAGCAACTCGCGTCGAACAAGGTGCTGACCGACCAGACCACCGTTGATAAGCACCCGAGCGTGCAACGCGCGGCAGCCAACCTGCGATCGGCCTACCTGTCGTTCGCGCGCTCGACCATGCCGGCGCCAGTGACCGGCTACGTGGCCAAGCGTTCGGTGCAGGTCGGCCAGCGCGTGGCCGCCGGTGCGCCGCTGATGGCCGTCGTGCCGCTGGACCAGGTCTGGGTCGACGCCAACTTCAAGGAAGTGCAGATCACGCATATGCGCATCGGCCAGCCGGTCACGCTGGAAGCGGACGTCTATGGTTCGAAGGTCAAGTACACCGGCAAGGTCGAGGGCTTCTCGGCCGGTACCGGTTCCGCGTTCTCGCTGCTGCCGGCGCAGAACGCCACCGGCAACTGGATCAAGGTGGTGCAGCGCCTGCCGGTACGCATCGCGCTCGACCCCCAGCAGCTCAAGGACCACCCGCTGCGCGTCGGTCTGTCGATGAACGTGACGGTCGATGTGCGCAAGGAAGAAGGCGCCGCCATGGTCAGCACCACTGCGGCCAAGCCGATGCAGACCGACGTCTATGACAAGGTCGCGCAGGACGCCGACCAGTTGATCGCGCGCATCATCGCCGTGAACAACGGCGGTCGCGCGGCCCCGGCCGATGCAGTACCGGCCAAGGGCGCACCGGTCATCAATGTTCCAGCCGATGACGCGGCGGCCAGCGCCGCCGTGGCGCGGCCTTCGAACCGCGGCTGA
- a CDS encoding methyl-accepting chemotaxis protein has protein sequence MFRNTTIGARLWFLIVVTNILLLIVGAVGMIGMARSNDATREIYEHQLTAAMHLAEARSNQLLVRVLLDQATLAKDPADARARAETAQGFARNSESAWKAYLALQRAPAEAMLAQDVSAKRDALFSQGIAPMVAALNAGDREAMMTAVLETIPKLDIAFTAASGELNRAQLASARQVYEASQQRYGTLLAWSVVVLVAGLAFSTAVAWRLRQSIVRPLDFAMARFERMAGGDLSAKGSDDAVMADERARSETSRMLGMLGRMQSSLVAMVGQVSGGADSIAAASRQIASGNADLSQRTEQQAASLEETASSMEELTGTVRQNADSAREAATLAKDATILAERGSEAVARVVHTMQSIDASSGRIVDIIDVIEKIAFQTNILALNAAVEAARAGEHGRGFAVVAGDVRDLAQRCAGASKEIRGLIGASVANVREGAGMVDDAGRAMQDIVDAVRRVGAIVRDISAASDEQSNGIEQVNLAVSHMDGMTQQNAALVEQAAAAAASLQDQAQRLMALVSTFRLS, from the coding sequence ATGTTTCGCAACACTACTATCGGAGCCAGGTTGTGGTTCCTGATTGTCGTCACCAATATCCTTCTGCTGATTGTCGGTGCGGTCGGCATGATCGGCATGGCGCGCAGCAATGACGCCACGCGCGAGATCTACGAGCATCAGCTGACCGCCGCGATGCATCTGGCCGAAGCACGCTCCAACCAACTGCTGGTGCGTGTGCTGCTGGACCAGGCGACCCTTGCCAAGGATCCTGCCGATGCGCGAGCGCGCGCCGAGACCGCACAGGGCTTTGCCAGGAATTCGGAGAGCGCGTGGAAGGCGTACCTGGCTTTGCAGCGTGCACCGGCGGAAGCGATGCTGGCGCAGGACGTGTCGGCCAAGCGCGATGCGCTGTTTTCGCAGGGCATCGCACCGATGGTCGCGGCACTGAACGCGGGCGATCGCGAGGCGATGATGACGGCGGTGCTCGAAACGATCCCGAAGCTCGACATTGCCTTTACCGCTGCCAGTGGCGAACTCAATCGTGCGCAGTTAGCCAGTGCGCGTCAGGTCTATGAGGCGTCGCAGCAGCGCTACGGCACGCTTCTGGCCTGGTCGGTCGTGGTGCTGGTGGCGGGGTTGGCGTTCAGTACTGCCGTCGCATGGCGATTGCGCCAGTCCATCGTCAGGCCGCTGGACTTTGCCATGGCTCGCTTTGAGCGGATGGCCGGTGGCGACCTTAGCGCGAAGGGGAGTGATGACGCCGTGATGGCAGACGAGCGGGCACGCAGCGAAACCAGCCGGATGCTGGGCATGCTGGGTCGTATGCAGTCGAGCCTTGTCGCCATGGTGGGCCAGGTGAGCGGCGGTGCGGATTCGATTGCCGCGGCCAGCCGGCAGATCGCCAGCGGCAATGCGGACCTGTCGCAGCGCACCGAGCAGCAGGCCGCGTCGCTGGAGGAAACCGCGTCGAGCATGGAAGAACTGACCGGCACGGTTCGCCAGAACGCCGACAGCGCGCGCGAGGCGGCTACCCTGGCCAAGGACGCCACCATACTTGCCGAGCGAGGTAGCGAAGCGGTGGCGCGCGTCGTGCATACGATGCAGTCCATCGATGCGAGTTCGGGCAGGATCGTCGACATCATCGACGTGATCGAGAAGATCGCCTTCCAGACCAATATCCTTGCCCTGAATGCCGCGGTGGAGGCCGCGCGCGCGGGAGAACACGGCCGCGGCTTCGCGGTGGTGGCGGGCGACGTGCGAGACCTCGCGCAGCGCTGCGCGGGAGCATCCAAGGAAATCCGCGGGCTGATCGGTGCATCGGTGGCCAATGTGCGCGAGGGTGCCGGCATGGTGGACGACGCGGGACGCGCCATGCAGGACATTGTCGATGCCGTGCGGCGGGTCGGTGCGATCGTCCGCGACATCAGCGCGGCGTCGGACGAACAGTCCAATGGCATCGAGCAGGTGAACCTGGCCGTGTCCCACATGGATGGGATGACACAGCAGAACGCAGCGCTGGTGGAACAGGCCGCCGCCGCTGCGGCATCGCTGCAGGACCAGGCGCAACGACTGATGGCGCTGGTGTCGACGTTCAGGCTTTCATGA
- a CDS encoding NAD(P)H-dependent oxidoreductase — MSNPRDVAVLVGSLRKESFNRKLAKALIALAPQPLKLEIVEIGNLQLYNQDLDGSPPPEWTAFRDRIRRADAVLFVTPEYNRSVPAPMKNAIDVGSRPYGSSVWDGKPGGVISASPGAVGGFGANHHLRQSLVFLNVPVLQQPEAYIGGADKLFDEQGGIANESTRGFLGKYLTTYAAWIERNAAAR; from the coding sequence ATGAGCAATCCTCGAGATGTCGCTGTACTGGTGGGAAGCCTGCGCAAGGAGTCGTTCAACCGGAAGCTGGCCAAGGCGCTGATCGCGCTGGCGCCGCAGCCGCTGAAGCTGGAGATCGTCGAGATCGGCAACCTGCAGTTGTACAACCAGGACCTGGACGGCAGCCCGCCTCCCGAATGGACCGCTTTCCGGGACCGTATCCGCCGCGCCGATGCCGTGCTCTTCGTGACGCCCGAGTACAACCGTTCCGTGCCGGCGCCAATGAAGAATGCCATTGATGTCGGGTCTCGCCCGTATGGCAGCAGTGTATGGGACGGCAAGCCCGGAGGTGTCATCAGCGCTTCCCCCGGTGCCGTTGGCGGCTTTGGTGCCAATCATCACCTGCGCCAGTCGCTCGTGTTCCTGAACGTGCCGGTCCTGCAACAGCCGGAAGCCTATATCGGTGGAGCGGACAAGCTGTTCGACGAGCAGGGTGGTATCGCGAACGAATCGACGCGCGGATTTCTAGGCAAATACCTGACGACCTACGCCGCCTGGATCGAGCGGAACGCCGCCGCCCGCTGA
- a CDS encoding efflux transporter outer membrane subunit, whose translation MNQALSNPSYSPSRMRALGQRAGTLALTVVAAAVLAGCAAFGDSHSTQTMTKASAMATGQTLPAEHGQWPGMDWIDQFQDPQLRALVDEAVKDSPNLQVAFARVEASRAMADVTRSALYPTIGFGADITREIFSETDLFAGTPLAGRWWNQSHLQANLSYEFDFWGKNRSALEAALSDDRAIEAESQASRLILTTSVARAYARLAALYAQRDVAERAIAQRQDLTTLSQQRLAAGLDTQVETTQARGTVAAARTDLQRIDEDIALSRNQIAALLGKGPDRGLAIQKPVLLAHDTPRLPDDLAIGLLGRRPDLAAARWRVEASSKEIKVAKAEFLPNITLTGFAGLASLRPEDLFMGISRTMGIGPALHLPIFEGGKLRANLKGKYARYDIAVASYNQALVDALKETADTMTSIRSVDNQIKTQREALDLAEHAYSLATMRYKAGLGTQLTVLNAESNVLQQRRLATDLQARRLDLQMALMKALGGGYEEPQEGGAGHAPAAAAANQTTSQAGARG comes from the coding sequence ATGAACCAAGCGCTCTCAAACCCTTCCTACAGCCCATCGCGCATGCGCGCCCTGGGCCAACGCGCCGGCACACTGGCCTTGACGGTCGTGGCCGCAGCCGTGCTCGCCGGCTGCGCCGCCTTCGGCGACTCGCACAGCACCCAGACCATGACGAAAGCCAGCGCCATGGCCACCGGCCAGACGCTGCCGGCCGAACATGGCCAATGGCCCGGCATGGACTGGATCGACCAGTTCCAGGACCCGCAGCTGCGCGCGCTCGTCGATGAAGCGGTCAAGGACAGCCCGAACCTGCAGGTCGCCTTCGCGCGCGTGGAAGCGTCGCGCGCCATGGCTGACGTGACCCGCAGCGCGCTCTACCCGACTATCGGTTTTGGCGCCGACATCACGCGCGAGATCTTTTCCGAGACCGACCTCTTCGCCGGCACGCCGCTGGCCGGCCGCTGGTGGAACCAGTCGCACCTGCAGGCCAACCTGTCGTATGAATTCGACTTCTGGGGCAAGAACCGCTCGGCGCTCGAAGCCGCCCTGTCCGACGACCGCGCCATCGAGGCCGAAAGCCAGGCCTCGCGCCTGATCCTGACCACCTCCGTCGCGCGCGCCTATGCCCGCCTGGCCGCGCTTTACGCGCAGCGGGACGTGGCCGAGCGCGCCATCGCCCAGCGCCAGGACCTGACCACGCTGTCGCAGCAGCGACTGGCCGCCGGCCTCGACACCCAGGTCGAAACCACGCAGGCGCGCGGCACGGTGGCCGCAGCGCGCACCGACCTGCAGCGCATCGACGAAGATATCGCGCTGTCGCGCAACCAGATCGCCGCACTGCTGGGCAAGGGCCCGGACCGCGGCCTGGCGATCCAGAAGCCGGTCCTGCTCGCACATGACACACCCAGGCTGCCCGACGACCTCGCCATCGGCCTGCTCGGCCGCCGCCCTGACCTGGCCGCCGCGCGCTGGCGCGTGGAAGCCAGCAGCAAGGAAATCAAGGTCGCCAAGGCGGAGTTCCTGCCGAATATCACGCTGACCGGCTTTGCCGGCCTGGCCTCGCTCAGGCCGGAAGACCTGTTCATGGGCATCAGCCGCACCATGGGAATCGGCCCGGCGCTGCATCTTCCTATCTTCGAGGGGGGCAAGCTGCGCGCCAATCTGAAGGGCAAGTACGCTCGCTATGACATTGCCGTGGCAAGTTACAACCAGGCCCTGGTCGATGCGCTCAAGGAAACCGCCGACACCATGACGAGCATCCGCAGCGTGGACAACCAGATCAAGACGCAGCGCGAAGCGCTGGACCTGGCCGAACACGCCTACTCGCTCGCCACGATGCGCTACAAGGCCGGCCTCGGCACGCAGCTGACGGTGCTGAACGCCGAGAGCAACGTGCTGCAGCAACGCCGCCTGGCGACCGATCTGCAGGCCCGCCGGCTGGACCTGCAGATGGCGCTGATGAAGGCCCTCGGCGGCGGCTACGAAGAGCCGCAGGAAGGCGGCGCAGGCCACGCCCCCGCCGCGGCAGCAGCGAACCAGACCACCAGCCAGGCCGGCGCACGCGGCTGA
- the typA gene encoding translational GTPase TypA translates to MTRAIRNIAIIAHVDHGKTTLVDQLLRQAGTFRDNQQVAERVMDSNDLEKERGITILAKNCAVEYNGTHINIVDTPGHADFGGEVERVLSMVDGVLLLVDAVEGPMPQTRFVTRKALALGLKPIVVINKIDRPGARPDWVINQTFDLFDKLGATDEQLDFPVIYASGLNGYAGLTEDVRDGDMKPLFETVLDKVPVRDDDRDGPLQLQIISLDYSSYVGKIGVGRISRGRAKPLQDVVVKFGPEGNPIKGRINQVLKFQGLEREIVPEAEAGDIVLINGIEELGIGCTVCAPDAQDALPMLKVDEPTLTMNFCVNTSPLAGREGKFVTSRQLRERLDRELKSNVALRVADTGDDTVFEVSGRGELHLTILLENMRREGYELAVSRPRVVFKEIDGVKNEPYELLTVDVEDSHQGGVMEELGRRKGELLDMASDGKGRTRLEYRIPARGLIGFQGEFLTLTRGTGLISHIFDDYAPVREGGLGERHNGVLISQDDGDAVAYALWKLQDRGRMFVKPGDALYEGMIIGIHSRDNDLVVNPIKGKQLTNVRASGTDEAVRLVPPIQMSLEYAVEFIADDELVELTPKSIRLRKRHLKEHERKRASREGA, encoded by the coding sequence ATGACCCGCGCCATCCGTAATATCGCCATCATCGCCCACGTTGATCATGGCAAGACCACCCTGGTCGATCAGCTCCTGCGCCAGGCAGGCACCTTCCGCGACAACCAGCAGGTTGCCGAGCGGGTGATGGACTCGAACGACCTGGAAAAGGAACGCGGGATCACGATTCTCGCGAAGAACTGTGCCGTTGAGTACAACGGTACCCACATCAACATCGTTGATACCCCGGGGCACGCCGACTTCGGTGGCGAAGTCGAGCGCGTGCTGTCGATGGTTGACGGCGTGCTGCTGCTGGTGGACGCCGTCGAAGGCCCGATGCCGCAGACCCGCTTCGTGACCCGCAAGGCACTGGCGCTGGGCCTGAAGCCGATCGTGGTGATCAACAAGATCGACCGTCCGGGCGCGCGCCCTGACTGGGTGATCAACCAGACCTTCGACCTGTTCGACAAGCTGGGCGCCACCGATGAACAGCTGGACTTCCCGGTCATCTACGCATCTGGCCTGAATGGCTATGCCGGCCTGACCGAAGACGTGCGCGACGGCGACATGAAGCCGCTGTTCGAGACCGTGCTGGACAAGGTGCCGGTGCGTGACGACGATCGCGACGGTCCCCTGCAGTTGCAGATCATCTCCCTGGACTACTCCAGCTACGTCGGCAAGATCGGCGTGGGCCGCATTTCGCGCGGCCGCGCCAAGCCGCTGCAGGACGTCGTGGTCAAGTTCGGTCCCGAAGGCAATCCGATCAAGGGCCGCATCAACCAGGTGCTGAAGTTCCAGGGCCTGGAGCGCGAGATCGTGCCCGAGGCCGAAGCCGGCGACATCGTGCTGATCAACGGTATCGAGGAACTGGGCATTGGCTGCACCGTGTGCGCGCCGGACGCCCAGGACGCGCTGCCGATGCTGAAGGTCGACGAGCCGACGCTGACCATGAACTTCTGCGTCAACACGTCGCCGCTGGCCGGCCGTGAAGGCAAGTTCGTGACCAGCCGCCAGCTGCGCGAGCGCCTGGACCGCGAGCTGAAGTCCAACGTTGCGCTGCGCGTGGCCGATACCGGTGACGACACCGTCTTCGAAGTGTCCGGCCGCGGCGAACTGCACCTGACCATCCTGCTGGAAAACATGCGCCGCGAAGGCTACGAGCTGGCCGTGTCGCGTCCGCGCGTGGTGTTCAAGGAAATCGACGGCGTCAAGAACGAGCCGTACGAACTGCTGACCGTGGACGTCGAAGACAGCCACCAGGGCGGCGTGATGGAAGAGCTGGGCCGCCGCAAGGGTGAGCTGCTCGACATGGCGTCGGACGGCAAGGGCCGTACCCGCCTCGAGTACCGCATCCCGGCCCGCGGCCTGATCGGCTTCCAGGGCGAGTTCCTGACGCTGACGCGCGGCACTGGCCTGATCAGCCATATCTTCGACGACTACGCGCCGGTGCGCGAAGGCGGCCTGGGCGAGCGCCACAACGGCGTGCTGATCTCGCAGGACGACGGCGATGCCGTGGCTTATGCGCTGTGGAAGCTGCAGGACCGCGGCCGCATGTTCGTGAAGCCGGGCGATGCGCTGTATGAAGGCATGATCATCGGCATCCACAGCCGCGACAACGACCTGGTGGTCAACCCGATCAAGGGCAAGCAGCTGACCAACGTGCGTGCTTCGGGTACCGATGAAGCCGTGCGCCTGGTGCCGCCGATCCAGATGTCGCTCGAGTATGCGGTGGAATTCATTGCCGACGACGAACTGGTCGAACTCACGCCCAAGAGCATCCGCCTGCGCAAGCGCCACCTGAAGGAGCACGAGCGCAAGCGTGCTTCACGCGAAGGCGCATAA
- the dusA gene encoding tRNA dihydrouridine(20/20a) synthase DusA — translation MKPSPRRISVAPMMDWTDRNCRMFHRQLSRHTWLYTEMVTTGALLHGDVPRHLDFDATEHPVALQLGGSEPADLAVAARLGQQWGYAEINLNCGCPSERVQRGAFGACLMAEPQLVADCVKAMRDAVSIPVTVKHRIGIDKVEHYDFVRDFVGTVAQAGCETFIVHARNAILKGLSPKENREVPPLRYEVAYQLKKDFPQLEILINGGIVTYDEMAIHLEHVDGVMIGREAYHQPYVLAEMDRRFYGDAEAPVRSRLEVELAMQRFIGDLVERGGYMGAVTRHMLGLYRGVAGGRGWRRVLSDAKRMSGARTQTDVDALFEEARSHLRSTDPAEPAHRAAA, via the coding sequence ATGAAGCCAAGCCCACGCCGCATCTCGGTTGCACCGATGATGGACTGGACCGATCGCAATTGTCGAATGTTCCATCGCCAACTAAGCCGCCATACCTGGCTGTACACGGAGATGGTGACGACCGGCGCGCTGCTGCATGGAGACGTGCCCAGACATCTGGACTTCGACGCCACAGAGCATCCCGTGGCCCTGCAATTGGGTGGCAGCGAGCCGGCGGACCTTGCTGTCGCTGCGCGCCTCGGCCAGCAGTGGGGCTATGCGGAGATCAACCTGAATTGCGGCTGCCCGTCCGAGCGCGTGCAGCGTGGTGCATTTGGCGCTTGCCTGATGGCGGAGCCGCAACTCGTGGCGGACTGCGTGAAAGCCATGCGCGATGCCGTGTCGATCCCGGTGACCGTCAAGCACCGCATCGGCATCGACAAGGTCGAACACTATGATTTTGTCCGTGATTTTGTCGGCACCGTGGCGCAGGCTGGCTGCGAGACATTTATTGTGCACGCGCGCAATGCGATCCTGAAAGGCCTGAGCCCGAAGGAGAACCGCGAGGTTCCACCGCTGCGTTATGAAGTGGCCTACCAACTGAAAAAGGATTTCCCGCAGCTGGAGATCCTGATCAACGGTGGCATCGTCACCTATGACGAAATGGCGATCCACCTGGAGCACGTCGACGGGGTGATGATTGGACGGGAGGCCTATCACCAGCCTTATGTGCTCGCTGAAATGGACCGCCGTTTCTACGGTGACGCTGAGGCACCGGTCCGGTCGCGGCTGGAGGTGGAGCTTGCCATGCAGCGCTTTATCGGTGATTTGGTGGAGCGCGGCGGCTACATGGGCGCGGTGACTCGCCACATGCTGGGTCTCTACCGTGGCGTCGCGGGTGGTCGTGGCTGGCGGCGCGTGCTGTCTGACGCCAAGCGGATGTCCGGAGCCCGTACGCAAACTGACGTCGATGCGCTTTTCGAAGAAGCGCGTTCGCATCTGCGCTCCACGGACCCGGCGGAGCCTGCGCATCGCGCAGCCGCATAG
- a CDS encoding DUF2188 domain-containing protein — protein MASKNIHVVPTYNGWAVQLEGGSGNEQRFTCQQHAIATGIEKAKRAKVELLIHGRDGQIHERNSFGQETPDLKG, from the coding sequence ATGGCCAGCAAGAACATCCACGTCGTCCCTACCTACAATGGCTGGGCGGTTCAGCTCGAAGGTGGTTCCGGAAACGAGCAGCGTTTCACCTGTCAGCAACATGCCATCGCCACTGGGATCGAAAAGGCAAAACGGGCAAAGGTCGAACTGCTGATCCACGGCCGGGATGGACAGATTCACGAGAGGAACTCGTTTGGCCAGGAAACGCCCGATCTAAAGGGGTAA